In Burkholderiales bacterium, the following proteins share a genomic window:
- a CDS encoding Hpt domain-containing protein, with product MKLKFKLNARAYVAFGLASLAASIVLVSSVLGLFPDRDGAVRQGRATFAETLAASATVLVADKHIPQLEALLQFTVKRNGDLLSAAVRTAEGKPIVSTAGHEANRGHAGQSTDAYIEVPIMSNGQRWGQLELRYTPLGGGMFDTALLQLALFVGLSGFCSFYFYLARVLSQLDPSRAIPGRVRAALDTLTEGLLVIDKRQNIVLANEAFANLLGTTPDKLLATLVSSLQWMTNDGEPLAAESHPWAKALAEGNAVTNESIALRDGEGVKRTFIVNCAPVLGSRGRASGVLISLDDVTQLENNKVELSEAKERAEAANRAKSDFLANMSHDIRTPMNAILGFTELLKRGYTKNERDAKKYLETIHSSGKHLLELINDILDLSKVEAGQLDVEKLSCSPYSLAHEVETVLGVRAKEKGVALEFGVVDRIPETITTDPTYLRRIVTNLVGNAIKFTEKGAVGVVLRMDGDKLAIDVKDTGIGIQPDKVASVFEPFTQADSSVTRRFGGTGLGLTISRRFARALGGDIVVASVFGEGSTFTVTVDTGSLEGVRMLAEQDLAAKLEEGGDASEASWAFPQDKRVLVVDDGPENRELLRLVLTEAGLAMDEAENGLAGVEAARKGRYDVVLMDMQMPVMDGFTATRTLREEGVTIPIYALTANAMKGAEKEVLAAGCTALVAKPINIDLLMETLAEVLGGRRVEGEKATITVPQSVETEVAAAADGPPVRSRLAGNPRLKPAIVKFASRLDEQLRLMDRAHEQADYAQLAALAHWLKGAAGTVGYNEFTEPAAELEDAAKTGNAGAVRTMMAEVKSLASRLETPDAPAVAADAAAPVQAQPARPVLKVVGAPVRSRLAGNARLHPAILKFTGRLQEQLAGMEQALAAQDAAALAALAHWLKGAAGTVGYVDFTEPAAGLEDAARSRNFQAIDAMMEEIRSLASRIEAPGVAAAPVAAQSPLSAPVEPPAAQGLMAPAVVQKPESGEPVRSRLAGNPRLRPAIRKFAERLDAQLKLMEEAYAAEDLAQLAALAHWLKGAAGTVGYNDFTEPAAALEDAAKTKNLTALPAVMAEVCGLARRLETPPADEPAAVA from the coding sequence ATGAAGCTGAAATTCAAGCTCAACGCGAGGGCGTACGTCGCCTTCGGGCTGGCGTCGCTCGCGGCGAGCATCGTGCTCGTCTCGAGCGTGCTCGGCCTCTTCCCGGACCGCGACGGCGCGGTGCGCCAGGGCCGCGCGACCTTCGCCGAGACGCTCGCCGCGAGCGCGACCGTGCTCGTCGCGGACAAGCACATACCCCAGCTCGAGGCGCTGCTCCAGTTCACGGTCAAACGCAACGGCGACCTGTTGTCGGCCGCGGTGCGCACCGCCGAAGGCAAGCCGATCGTGTCGACCGCCGGCCACGAAGCGAATCGCGGCCATGCGGGGCAGTCGACCGATGCGTACATCGAAGTGCCGATCATGTCGAACGGCCAGCGATGGGGCCAGCTCGAGCTGCGCTACACGCCGCTCGGCGGCGGCATGTTCGACACCGCCTTGCTCCAGCTCGCGCTCTTCGTCGGCCTGTCGGGTTTCTGCTCGTTCTATTTCTATCTCGCGCGCGTGCTCTCTCAGCTCGATCCCTCGCGCGCGATTCCCGGCCGGGTGCGCGCGGCGCTCGACACGCTGACCGAGGGCCTGCTCGTCATCGACAAGCGCCAGAACATCGTGCTCGCGAACGAAGCGTTCGCGAACCTGCTGGGCACGACGCCCGACAAGCTGCTCGCGACGCTCGTCTCCAGCCTGCAATGGATGACCAACGACGGCGAGCCGCTCGCCGCGGAGAGCCATCCGTGGGCCAAGGCGCTGGCAGAGGGTAACGCGGTCACCAACGAATCGATCGCGCTGCGCGACGGCGAGGGCGTGAAGCGCACGTTCATCGTGAACTGCGCGCCGGTGCTCGGCAGCCGCGGCCGCGCCTCGGGCGTGCTCATCTCGCTCGACGACGTGACCCAGCTCGAGAACAACAAGGTCGAGCTGTCCGAAGCGAAGGAGCGCGCCGAGGCCGCCAACCGCGCCAAGAGCGACTTCCTCGCAAACATGAGCCACGACATCCGCACGCCGATGAACGCGATCCTCGGCTTCACGGAGCTGCTCAAGCGCGGGTATACGAAGAACGAGCGCGACGCGAAGAAGTACCTGGAGACGATCCACTCCTCGGGCAAGCACCTGCTCGAGCTCATCAACGACATCCTCGACCTGTCGAAGGTGGAAGCGGGGCAGCTCGACGTCGAGAAGCTCTCGTGCTCGCCGTACTCGCTGGCGCACGAGGTCGAGACCGTGCTCGGGGTGCGCGCGAAGGAGAAGGGCGTCGCGCTCGAGTTCGGCGTGGTCGACCGGATCCCCGAGACGATCACGACCGACCCGACGTACCTGCGGCGTATCGTGACGAACCTCGTCGGCAACGCGATCAAGTTCACCGAGAAAGGCGCGGTCGGCGTCGTGCTGCGGATGGACGGCGACAAGCTCGCGATCGACGTGAAGGACACCGGCATCGGCATCCAGCCCGACAAGGTCGCGAGCGTGTTCGAGCCGTTCACCCAGGCCGACAGCTCGGTGACGCGCCGCTTCGGCGGCACGGGCCTCGGCCTGACGATCAGCCGCCGCTTCGCGCGCGCGCTGGGCGGCGACATCGTCGTGGCGAGCGTCTTCGGCGAAGGCAGCACCTTCACGGTCACGGTCGATACCGGCTCGCTCGAGGGCGTGCGCATGCTCGCCGAGCAGGACCTCGCCGCGAAGCTCGAAGAAGGCGGCGACGCCAGCGAAGCGAGCTGGGCGTTCCCGCAGGACAAGCGCGTGCTCGTCGTCGACGACGGCCCGGAGAACCGCGAGCTGCTGCGTCTGGTGCTCACCGAAGCCGGTCTCGCCATGGACGAGGCCGAGAACGGCCTCGCGGGTGTCGAGGCGGCGCGCAAGGGCCGCTACGACGTCGTCCTGATGGACATGCAGATGCCGGTGATGGACGGCTTCACCGCCACGCGCACGCTGCGCGAGGAAGGCGTGACGATCCCCATCTACGCGCTCACCGCCAACGCGATGAAGGGCGCGGAGAAAGAGGTGCTCGCCGCCGGCTGCACCGCGCTCGTCGCCAAGCCGATCAACATCGATCTGCTGATGGAGACGCTCGCCGAGGTGCTGGGAGGCCGCCGCGTCGAAGGCGAAAAAGCGACGATCACGGTGCCGCAGTCGGTCGAGACCGAGGTTGCGGCCGCCGCCGACGGCCCGCCGGTCCGCTCGCGTCTCGCCGGCAATCCGCGACTCAAGCCCGCGATCGTGAAGTTCGCGAGCCGGCTCGACGAGCAGCTGCGGCTCATGGACCGCGCCCACGAGCAGGCCGACTACGCGCAGCTTGCGGCGCTGGCGCACTGGCTCAAGGGCGCGGCCGGCACGGTCGGCTACAACGAGTTCACCGAGCCCGCGGCGGAGCTGGAGGACGCGGCGAAGACCGGCAACGCGGGCGCGGTGCGCACGATGATGGCCGAGGTGAAAAGCCTGGCCTCGCGCCTGGAGACGCCGGACGCGCCGGCTGTAGCGGCCGATGCGGCTGCGCCGGTTCAGGCGCAGCCGGCCCGGCCGGTGCTCAAGGTCGTCGGCGCGCCGGTGCGCTCGCGCCTCGCCGGCAATGCGCGCCTGCACCCGGCGATCCTCAAGTTCACCGGCCGGTTGCAGGAGCAGCTCGCGGGCATGGAGCAGGCGCTTGCCGCGCAGGACGCGGCCGCGCTCGCCGCGCTGGCGCACTGGCTCAAGGGCGCGGCGGGGACGGTCGGCTACGTCGATTTCACCGAGCCCGCGGCCGGCCTCGAGGACGCGGCCAGGTCGCGGAACTTCCAGGCGATCGACGCGATGATGGAGGAAATCCGCAGCCTCGCGTCGCGCATCGAAGCCCCGGGTGTCGCCGCCGCTCCGGTCGCGGCACAATCTCCGCTTTCCGCACCGGTCGAGCCGCCCGCGGCTCAAGGCCTCATGGCGCCTGCCGTTGTTCAGAAACCGGAGTCCGGCGAGCCGGTGCGCTCACGCCTCGCGGGTAACCCGCGCCTGCGCCCCGCGATCCGCAAGTTCGCCGAGCGCCTCGACGCGCAGCTCAAGCTGATGGAAGAGGCGTACGCCGCGGAGGACCTCGCGCAGCTCGCCGCACTCGCGCATTGGCTCAAGGGCGCCGCCGGTACGGTCGGGTACAACGATTTCACCGAGCCCGCTGCGGCGCTCGAAGACGCGGCGAAGACGAAGAACCTCACCGCCCTGCCAGCGGTGATGGCGGAAGTGTGCGGCCTCGCCCGACGGCTCGAAACGCCGCCCGCGGACGAGCCGGCCGCCGTGGCGTAA
- a CDS encoding response regulator, which produces MNVQRTFANALVMMVDDEPLTIDVTRVHLLDAGYSRFTSTTDPLQALDMIERTRPDVLLLDLMMPGISGLEILALMEERGLLRFVPTIMLTGSRDPANKLKALSLGVSEFLMKPLDPSELVLRLTNTLAAKAYWQGGAAARWPVRDAR; this is translated from the coding sequence GTGAACGTCCAGCGGACGTTCGCGAACGCGCTCGTCATGATGGTGGACGACGAGCCGCTCACCATCGACGTCACGCGCGTGCACCTGCTCGACGCGGGTTACAGCCGTTTCACCTCGACGACCGATCCGCTGCAGGCGCTCGACATGATCGAGCGCACGCGCCCCGACGTGCTGCTGCTCGATCTCATGATGCCGGGCATCAGCGGCCTGGAGATCCTGGCGCTGATGGAAGAGCGCGGGCTGCTGCGCTTCGTTCCGACGATCATGCTCACCGGCTCGCGCGATCCGGCGAACAAGCTCAAGGCGCTGTCGCTCGGCGTCTCCGAATTCCTCATGAAGCCGCTCGACCCGAGCGAGCTGGTGCTGCGCCTGACCAACACGCTCGCGGCCAAGGCGTACTGGCAGGGCGGCGCCGCGGCGCGCTGGCCGGTGAGGGACGCGCGATGA
- a CDS encoding EAL domain-containing protein has translation MTAVRAMVEPLPSMPAGSPADAARDRAGESRKLLDALVMMVDDEPLNIEVTQIHLEEAGYTRFVSTSNPLETLDLLVDRRPDVLLLDLMMPGMSGLEILAAMADRNILRDVPTIILTSSKDAAVKYQALELGATDFLAKPVDPSELLLRLRNTLAAKAYRDRLANYDLLTGLPNRNTFMERLDWGMRHAERYKHSGAVLQIGLDEFKRVNEALGPAVGDAMLQGVAQRLEQCLRNTDTVGRLDEDSPRPSLSRLSGDEFTVLLPVVRSGDDASHVGQRLLEAIAEPFHLSGHEINATCSVGIAVFPSDGVEADTILKNAGAAMLHAKQRGKNYSAFYSSELNARALQRLQLTAQLRRGLERDELVLHYQPKVDVKTGEVVGAEALVRWRHPDRGMVPPGEFIPLAEENGLIVPLGEWVLKNACRQIRQWQEAGYRVPCVSVNVSSQQFRQGDLTAVVSRILGEAQVDISRLCLELTEGVIMENAQQNIETLRDLKAMGVKLSIDDFGTGYSSLSYLSRFPLDELKIDRSFIMQIKAPDDRAAIVTAIIAMAHSLGLSVVAEGIETEPQLAFLGAQGCDEYQGYFKSKPVPASEFTQKFLAAA, from the coding sequence ATGACCGCGGTGAGGGCGATGGTCGAGCCGCTGCCGTCGATGCCGGCAGGCTCGCCCGCGGACGCGGCGCGCGACCGCGCCGGGGAGAGCCGGAAGCTCCTCGACGCGCTCGTCATGATGGTCGACGACGAGCCGCTGAACATCGAAGTCACGCAGATCCACCTCGAGGAAGCCGGCTACACGCGCTTCGTCTCGACGTCGAACCCGCTCGAGACGCTCGATCTCCTCGTCGACCGCAGGCCCGACGTGCTGCTGCTCGACCTGATGATGCCGGGCATGAGCGGCCTCGAGATCCTCGCGGCGATGGCGGACCGCAACATCCTGCGCGACGTGCCGACGATCATCCTGACCTCGTCGAAGGACGCGGCGGTGAAGTATCAGGCCCTCGAGCTCGGCGCGACCGACTTCCTGGCGAAGCCGGTCGATCCGAGCGAGCTGCTGCTGCGCCTGCGCAACACGCTCGCGGCGAAAGCGTATCGCGACCGCCTCGCGAACTACGACCTGCTGACCGGCCTTCCGAACCGCAACACCTTCATGGAGCGGCTCGACTGGGGCATGCGCCACGCGGAGCGCTACAAGCACAGCGGCGCGGTGCTGCAGATCGGGCTCGACGAGTTCAAGCGCGTGAACGAGGCGCTCGGCCCCGCGGTCGGCGACGCGATGCTCCAGGGCGTCGCGCAGCGTCTCGAGCAGTGCCTGCGCAACACCGACACCGTCGGGCGGCTCGACGAGGACAGCCCGCGGCCCAGCCTGTCGCGCCTGTCGGGCGACGAGTTCACCGTGCTGCTGCCGGTCGTGCGCAGCGGCGACGACGCCTCGCACGTCGGGCAGCGGCTGCTCGAAGCGATCGCCGAGCCGTTCCACCTCTCCGGTCACGAGATCAACGCCACGTGCAGCGTCGGCATCGCGGTGTTCCCGAGCGACGGCGTCGAGGCCGACACCATCCTCAAGAACGCCGGCGCGGCCATGCTGCACGCGAAGCAGCGCGGCAAGAACTATTCGGCTTTCTATTCGAGCGAGCTCAACGCGCGCGCGCTGCAGCGCCTCCAGCTCACCGCGCAGCTTCGCCGCGGGCTGGAGCGTGACGAGCTCGTGCTGCACTACCAGCCCAAGGTCGACGTGAAGACCGGCGAGGTGGTCGGCGCCGAGGCGCTCGTGCGCTGGCGGCATCCCGACCGCGGCATGGTGCCGCCGGGCGAGTTCATCCCGCTCGCGGAGGAGAACGGCCTCATCGTGCCGCTCGGCGAGTGGGTGCTGAAGAACGCGTGCCGGCAGATCCGCCAGTGGCAGGAAGCGGGCTACCGCGTGCCGTGCGTGTCGGTGAACGTGTCGAGCCAGCAGTTCAGGCAGGGCGACCTCACCGCCGTGGTGAGCCGCATCCTCGGCGAAGCGCAGGTCGACATCTCGCGTCTGTGCCTCGAGCTCACCGAAGGCGTGATCATGGAGAACGCGCAGCAGAACATCGAGACGCTGCGCGATCTCAAGGCGATGGGCGTCAAGCTCTCGATCGACGATTTCGGCACGGGGTATTCGTCGCTGTCGTACCTCTCGCGCTTCCCGCTGGACGAGCTCAAGATCGACCGCTCGTTCATCATGCAGATCAAGGCGCCCGACGATCGCGCCGCCATCGTCACCGCGATCATCGCCATGGCGCACAGCCTGGGACTGTCGGTCGTCGCCGAAGGCATCGAGACCGAGCCGCAGCTCGCGTTCCTCGGCGCGCAGGGCTGCGACGAGTATCAGGGCTACTTCAAGTCCAAGCCCGTGCCGGCGTCCGAGTTCACGCAGAAGTTTCTCGCGGCGGCGTAA
- a CDS encoding tripartite tricarboxylate transporter substrate binding protein: protein MNRIPPSRITNAIALLGFCIAAGVAHAADSAYPTRPVRLVVPFAPGGGVDTTARIVAPKLSESMGQNWVVDNRTGAAGNIGSEIVAHASPDGYTVLLALDTQLTANPSLYKLPFSVEKDLQPVVILAVSDQIVVVHPGVPAKTVKEFVALAKQKPGAFRHGSAGVGSSNHLAAELFKKTTGIDVVHVPYKGAGPALAAILAGEIQMNVSSTASTLPFIKSGRLRALASTGAKRGHALPDLPTVAESGYPGFEAIQWYGLVVPHATPKSIVEHIHKDSVKALQNGDVRSSMERLGLQQEPSTPEELVARIRKETATWAGIIKSAGIRVE, encoded by the coding sequence ATGAACCGCATTCCCCCGAGTCGCATCACGAACGCCATTGCCCTGCTGGGCTTTTGCATCGCCGCCGGGGTCGCGCACGCAGCCGATTCCGCGTACCCGACCCGACCTGTGCGTTTGGTCGTGCCTTTCGCGCCGGGCGGCGGCGTCGACACGACGGCGCGCATCGTCGCCCCGAAGCTGAGCGAATCGATGGGCCAGAACTGGGTGGTGGACAACCGCACGGGCGCCGCCGGCAACATCGGCAGCGAGATTGTCGCGCACGCAAGCCCGGACGGTTACACGGTCTTGTTGGCGCTCGACACCCAGCTCACCGCAAATCCGAGCCTCTACAAGCTGCCTTTCAGCGTCGAAAAAGATCTGCAGCCCGTCGTCATCCTCGCGGTGAGCGACCAGATCGTCGTGGTGCATCCCGGCGTTCCGGCCAAGACGGTCAAGGAGTTCGTCGCGCTGGCCAAGCAGAAGCCCGGCGCGTTCCGTCATGGATCGGCCGGCGTGGGGAGCTCGAACCACCTCGCCGCCGAGCTGTTCAAGAAGACTACCGGCATCGACGTCGTGCACGTGCCGTATAAAGGCGCAGGGCCCGCGCTCGCCGCCATACTCGCGGGCGAGATCCAGATGAACGTCAGCTCCACCGCCTCGACGCTCCCCTTCATCAAGTCCGGGCGCCTGCGCGCGCTCGCAAGCACCGGCGCCAAGCGCGGCCATGCGCTACCGGACCTGCCGACGGTCGCCGAGTCCGGTTATCCGGGATTCGAGGCGATCCAGTGGTACGGCCTGGTGGTGCCGCACGCGACGCCGAAGAGCATCGTCGAGCACATCCACAAGGACTCGGTCAAGGCACTGCAGAACGGCGACGTGCGATCCTCGATGGAGCGCCTCGGCCTGCAACAGGAGCCCAGCACTCCGGAGGAGCTCGTCGCGCGCATCAGGAAAGAGACCGCGACGTGGGCCGGGATCATCAAGAGCGCCGGGATCAGGGTGGAGTAG
- a CDS encoding DUF1615 domain-containing protein: protein MAGCASAPEPASTQPPAKTMTPAEARAFIARVLPGGVTNRPAWATDIYAAFAAMEIPATRENVCAVVAITDQESNFRVDPAVPNLSQIAWKEIERQRERAGVPGVVLQGALMIPSPNGRSYRERIDAVKTEQQLSEIFDDFIGMVPLGRTFFADRNPVRTGGPMQVSIAYAESHAASRPYPYPKAGAIRNEVFTRRGGMYFGIAHLLDYPASYASHLYRFADYNAGHYASRNAAFQNAVTLVTGVPLALDGDLLRYEQGQPAKEPGATELATRTLGKRIGISVGEIRDDLEQGRTLAFEKTKLYARVFALADKVSGHPAPRAVLPKILLTSPKITRKLTTDWFANRVDTRYRACLTRAASS from the coding sequence GTGGCCGGCTGCGCGAGCGCACCGGAGCCCGCGTCCACGCAGCCGCCCGCCAAGACGATGACGCCGGCCGAGGCGCGCGCCTTCATCGCGCGCGTGCTGCCCGGCGGCGTCACGAATCGTCCCGCATGGGCGACCGACATCTACGCCGCGTTCGCCGCGATGGAGATACCGGCGACGCGCGAGAACGTGTGCGCGGTCGTCGCGATCACCGACCAGGAGTCGAACTTCCGCGTCGATCCGGCGGTGCCGAATCTCTCGCAGATCGCGTGGAAGGAGATCGAGCGCCAGCGCGAGCGCGCCGGCGTGCCCGGCGTGGTGCTGCAGGGCGCGCTCATGATCCCGTCGCCGAACGGCAGGAGCTACCGCGAGCGCATCGACGCGGTGAAGACCGAGCAGCAGCTCTCGGAGATCTTCGATGACTTCATCGGCATGGTGCCGCTCGGCCGCACCTTCTTCGCCGACAGGAACCCGGTGCGCACCGGCGGCCCGATGCAGGTGTCGATCGCGTACGCCGAATCGCACGCGGCTTCGCGGCCCTATCCGTATCCGAAAGCGGGCGCGATACGCAATGAAGTGTTCACGCGGCGCGGCGGCATGTATTTCGGCATCGCGCACCTCCTCGATTATCCGGCGTCGTACGCGAGCCACCTCTATCGCTTCGCCGATTACAACGCGGGGCACTACGCGAGCCGCAACGCGGCTTTCCAGAACGCGGTGACGCTCGTCACCGGCGTGCCGCTCGCGCTCGACGGCGACCTGCTGCGCTACGAGCAGGGCCAGCCCGCCAAAGAGCCCGGCGCGACCGAGCTCGCGACACGCACGCTGGGTAAACGCATCGGCATAAGCGTCGGCGAGATCCGCGACGACCTCGAACAGGGCCGTACTCTCGCGTTCGAGAAGACGAAGCTTTACGCGCGGGTCTTCGCGCTCGCCGACAAAGTCAGCGGCCACCCCGCGCCGCGCGCCGTGCTGCCGAAGATCCTGCTGACCAGCCCGAAGATCACGCGCAAGCTCACCACCGACTGGTTCGCCAATCGCGTCGACACGCGCTATCGCGCGTGCCTCACGCGCGCCGCATCATCGTAG
- a CDS encoding GNAT family protein: MADLSTWQTRPRPERITLEGRYCRLEPLDPARHGDALFDASMAPGAEERFRWLPDGPQDRASYQQWLERTARSEDPLFFAVIDRTSGRAEGRQALMRTTPEHGVIEIGNILWGPRMARTRIATEAFFLHARYAFDDLGYRRFEWKCNDLNQPSRNAAARFGFTFEGVFRQHMVVKGRNRDSAWFSMLDGEWPRIKAAYERWLDPDNFDREGRQRSALASFRSAV; the protein is encoded by the coding sequence TTGGCTGATCTCTCGACCTGGCAGACGCGGCCGCGGCCGGAGCGGATTACGCTGGAAGGGCGGTACTGCCGGCTGGAGCCGCTGGACCCGGCGCGGCACGGCGATGCGCTGTTCGACGCGTCGATGGCGCCGGGTGCGGAGGAGCGCTTTCGATGGCTTCCCGACGGACCGCAGGACCGCGCGAGCTACCAGCAGTGGCTCGAGCGTACCGCGCGCTCGGAGGATCCCCTGTTCTTCGCGGTGATCGACCGCACGAGCGGGCGCGCGGAAGGGCGGCAGGCGCTGATGCGCACGACGCCCGAGCACGGCGTCATCGAGATCGGCAACATCCTGTGGGGCCCGCGCATGGCGCGCACGCGCATCGCGACCGAAGCCTTCTTCCTCCACGCGCGCTACGCTTTCGACGACCTCGGCTATCGGCGCTTCGAATGGAAGTGCAACGACCTGAACCAGCCGTCGCGGAATGCCGCGGCGCGCTTCGGCTTCACCTTCGAAGGCGTGTTCAGGCAGCACATGGTCGTCAAAGGCCGAAACCGCGACAGCGCGTGGTTCTCGATGCTCGACGGCGAGTGGCCGCGTATCAAGGCGGCCTACGAGCGCTGGCTCGATCCCGACAACTTCGATCGGGAGGGTCGGCAGCGCAGCGCGCTGGCGAGCTTCAGATCGGCCGTTTGA
- a CDS encoding response regulator codes for MKVLIADDDEVARAALTAALERLGHEVVACEDGAHAWQLLEAPDAPALAVLDWMMPAPDGVEICRRLRARNRRPYQYVILLTSRGRASDVTDGFEGGADDYLRKPLDPRELRARLHKAERVLLLQDEMRAQATIDEPTGLLNGAGIRERLQQRLAESARTGTPVSAIVVQLAEAVDDERVRQAVWRMTAHLRPYDEMGRVAGAEFLAVLPACGKAEATAAAERMRASLAEPFDPSVQPVRINASVGVATADSSAPLDADALIAAADAALA; via the coding sequence ATGAAAGTCCTGATCGCCGACGATGACGAGGTGGCGCGCGCGGCGCTGACCGCCGCGCTGGAGCGCCTCGGACACGAAGTCGTCGCCTGCGAGGACGGCGCGCACGCCTGGCAGCTCCTCGAAGCGCCCGACGCGCCTGCGCTCGCCGTGCTCGACTGGATGATGCCCGCGCCCGACGGGGTCGAGATCTGCCGGCGCCTGCGTGCCCGCAACCGCCGCCCCTATCAATACGTGATCCTGCTCACCTCGCGCGGCCGGGCGTCGGACGTGACCGACGGCTTCGAGGGCGGCGCGGACGACTACCTGCGCAAGCCGCTCGACCCGCGGGAGCTGCGCGCGCGCCTGCACAAGGCCGAGCGGGTGTTACTGCTGCAGGACGAGATGCGCGCGCAGGCGACCATCGACGAGCCGACCGGCCTTTTGAACGGTGCCGGCATCCGCGAGAGGCTCCAGCAGCGGCTGGCCGAATCGGCCAGAACGGGTACGCCGGTCAGCGCGATCGTCGTGCAGCTCGCGGAAGCCGTGGACGACGAGCGCGTGCGCCAGGCGGTGTGGCGCATGACCGCGCACCTGAGGCCCTACGACGAGATGGGCCGCGTGGCCGGCGCGGAATTTCTCGCGGTCCTGCCCGCCTGCGGCAAGGCCGAAGCGACGGCCGCGGCCGAGCGCATGCGCGCCTCGCTCGCCGAGCCGTTCGATCCATCGGTGCAGCCGGTCAGGATTAACGCGAGCGTCGGCGTCGCGACCGCGGACTCGTCGGCGCCGCTCGATGCGGATGCGCTGATCGCGGCGGCGGACGCCGCGCTGGCGTAA
- a CDS encoding fumarylacetoacetate hydrolase family protein translates to MKLVMFNDYRLGVLKGNDVVDVTSIVQKIPHTGPGDLMNNLIARFEEFRGPLQRAADSGKGVPVTQVKLRPPLPKPVNIDCMAVNYMEDGTRKAPAPINAFHKSPGCIVGHGDTMVLPDIAATIFEGEAELALVIGKRASFVPAAQAMDYVFGYVNFIDGSARGVLPEGNTFYQMKSRATFAPIGPYLVTRDEIKDPQKLQVKLWVNGELKQNYNTDDMAHRIPRCIEWITTIHELEPGDILATGTNHRGLSAFQDGDTVDLEVEGLGKLTVKVKDELKRTWARETRLDREVKGLKGTTPQLTGKYAPARTATGPA, encoded by the coding sequence ATGAAGCTTGTCATGTTCAACGATTACCGTCTCGGCGTGCTCAAGGGCAACGACGTCGTCGACGTCACCTCGATCGTGCAGAAGATCCCGCATACCGGTCCCGGCGATCTCATGAACAACCTGATCGCGCGCTTCGAGGAGTTCCGCGGGCCGCTGCAGCGCGCCGCCGACAGCGGCAAGGGCGTGCCGGTGACGCAGGTGAAGCTGCGCCCGCCGCTGCCGAAACCGGTCAACATCGACTGCATGGCCGTCAACTACATGGAGGACGGCACGCGCAAGGCGCCGGCACCGATCAACGCCTTCCACAAGTCGCCGGGCTGCATCGTCGGCCACGGCGACACCATGGTGCTGCCCGACATCGCGGCGACGATCTTCGAAGGCGAAGCCGAGCTCGCGCTGGTGATCGGCAAGCGCGCGAGCTTCGTGCCGGCCGCGCAGGCGATGGACTACGTGTTCGGCTACGTCAACTTCATCGACGGCTCCGCGCGCGGCGTGCTGCCCGAAGGCAACACCTTCTACCAGATGAAGTCGCGCGCGACGTTCGCGCCGATCGGGCCCTATCTGGTCACCAGGGACGAGATCAAGGATCCGCAGAAGCTGCAGGTGAAGCTGTGGGTGAACGGCGAGCTCAAGCAGAACTACAACACCGACGACATGGCGCACAGGATCCCGCGCTGCATCGAATGGATCACGACGATCCACGAGCTCGAGCCGGGTGACATTCTCGCCACCGGCACCAACCACCGCGGCCTCTCCGCTTTCCAGGACGGCGACACCGTCGACCTCGAAGTCGAAGGCCTGGGCAAGCTCACGGTGAAAGTGAAGGACGAGCTCAAGCGCACGTGGGCGCGCGAGACGCGGCTCGATCGCGAGGTGAAAGGCCTGAAGGGGACGACGCCGCAGCTGACGGGGAAGTACGCGCCGGCGCGGACAGCGACCGGCCCGGCGTAG